The Rattus rattus isolate New Zealand chromosome 1, Rrattus_CSIRO_v1, whole genome shotgun sequence genome includes a region encoding these proteins:
- the Ca6 gene encoding carbonic anhydrase 6 — MRALVSVVSLFFLGIQALSEWSYSGNDGLEESRWPEKYPSCGGERQSPIDVKRREVHFSSSLLPLHMVNYEEEGLELPMTNNGHTVQITLPDTMSMRDSDGTVYTAKQMHFHWGGRDSEISGSEHTIDGMRHAIEIHLVHFNNKYGTYEKAVDQPDGLAVIAVLVKVDDYTENDYYSTFISELENVKYAEQTTTLRNVNIRNMLPEDIKHYYTYQGSLTTPPCTENVKWFVFQDSATISKAQAERIENAVMDHHNQTIRNGYRRTQPLHNRVVEANFPYSPDEVSKYHFYTKNMHEKILHGLKLKKIKKKRNHSH, encoded by the exons ATGAGGGCTCTGGTGAGCGTGGTGTCCTTGTTCTTCCTGGGCATCCAGGCCCTCAGTGAGTGGAGCTACTCAG GGAATGACGGCCTGGAAGAGAGTCGGTGGCCTGAGAAGTACCCTTCCTGCGGCGGGGAAAGGCAGTCGCCCATCGATGTGAAGAGGAGGGAGGTGCACTTCAGTAGCTCCTTGTTGCCCCTGCACATGGTCAACTatgaggaggaggggctggagctCCCTATGACTAACAACGGACACACAG TACAGATCACCCTGCCGGACACCATGTCCATGAGAGACTCTGACGGCACTGTGTACACGGCAAAGCAGATGCACTTTCACTGGGGCGGTCGGGACTCAGAAATCAGTGGCTCTGAGCACACCATCGATGGGATGAGGCACGCCATAGAG ATTCACCTTGTTCACTTCAACAACAAGTACGGGACCTACGAGAAAGCCGTGGACCAACCAGACGGCTTGGCGGTGATAGCGGTCTTGGTTAAG GTTGACGATTACACAGAAAACGATTACTACAGCACCTTCATTTCTGAGTTGGAAAACGTCAAGTATGCAG AACAAACCACGACACTGAGAAACGTTAACATCCGGAACATGTTGCCCGAGGACATCAAACACTACTACACCTACCAAGGCTCGCTCACCACTCCCCCCTGCACGGAGAATGTCAAGTGGTTTGTGTTTCAGGATTCTGCCACCATCTCCAAGGCCCAG GCTGAGAGAATAGAGAATGCGGTAATGGATCACCACAACCAGACCATTCGAAATGGTTACCGCAGGACGCAGCCCCTCCACAACAGGGTAGTGGAAGCCAATTTCCCATACTCCCCGGATGAAG TCTCTAAGTACCACTTTTACACAAAAAACATGCACGAGAAGATTCTACACGGTTtgaaactaaagaaaattaagaagaagAGAAACCACAGCCATTGA